In a genomic window of Streptomyces sp. BHT-5-2:
- a CDS encoding uracil-DNA glycosylase produces the protein MAARPLQDIVEPGWAKALEPVAGQIAAMGDFLRAEIAAGRTYLPAGSNVLRAFQQPFDEVRVLIVGQDPYPTPGHAVGLSFSVAPDVRPLPGSLENIFRELHSDLGLPRPSNGDLTPWTQQGVLLLNRALTTAPRKPAAHRGKGWEQVTEQAIRALVARGGPLVAVLWGRDARNLRPLLGGMPAVESAHPSPMSADRGFFGSRPFSRVNDLLVRQGAQPVDWRLP, from the coding sequence GTGGCTGCACGACCTCTCCAAGACATCGTCGAACCAGGCTGGGCCAAGGCACTTGAGCCGGTCGCCGGGCAGATCGCCGCGATGGGCGACTTCCTGCGGGCGGAGATCGCCGCGGGCCGGACGTACCTCCCGGCCGGCAGCAATGTGCTGCGGGCCTTCCAGCAACCCTTCGATGAGGTACGGGTGCTCATCGTCGGACAGGACCCCTACCCCACCCCGGGGCACGCGGTCGGGCTGAGCTTCTCCGTGGCGCCGGACGTCCGGCCGCTGCCCGGAAGCCTGGAGAACATCTTCCGCGAGCTGCACTCCGACCTCGGGCTGCCCCGGCCTTCCAACGGCGACCTCACCCCGTGGACCCAGCAGGGCGTCCTGCTGCTGAACAGAGCGCTGACCACCGCGCCGCGCAAGCCCGCGGCGCATCGCGGCAAGGGCTGGGAGCAGGTCACCGAACAGGCCATCCGGGCGCTGGTGGCGCGCGGCGGCCCGCTGGTGGCGGTGCTGTGGGGGCGCGACGCGCGCAATCTGCGGCCGCTGCTGGGCGGGATGCCGGCCGTGGAGTCCGCGCACCCCTCCCCCATGTCCGCGGACCGCGGCTTCTTCGGCTCGCGGCCGTTCAGCCGGGTCAACGATCTCCTCGTGCGGCAGGGAGCCCAGCCGGTGGACTGGCGGCTGCCCTGA
- a CDS encoding sialidase family protein — MTDVLLAVGTRKGLFIGRRQRGAWRLSGPHFPAQAVYSLAIDTRGARPRLLAGADSAHWGPSVFHSDDLGETWQEPARPAVKYPKDTGTSLERVWQLHPAGPAAPEVVYAGTEPGGLFRSEDRGETFELVRALWEHPSRERWVPGGGGLAVHTVVTDPRDAASVTVAVSAAGVFRTRDGGASWAPSNSGVKAVFLPDQHPEFGQCVHKIAPDPVDHARLYLQNHWGVYRSDDAGATWTDVGGGLPSDFGFAVAAHPRRGDVAYLFPITADIDRVPAGHRCRVFRTSDAGASWEPLSAGLPEEDHYGTVLRDALSVDDADPAGVYFGNRCGELYASADDGDSWRQLASHLPDVLCVRAAVA; from the coding sequence ATGACAGACGTACTCCTCGCGGTGGGCACCCGCAAAGGGCTGTTCATCGGCCGTCGGCAGCGCGGTGCCTGGCGGCTGAGCGGACCGCACTTCCCCGCCCAGGCGGTCTACTCCCTCGCGATCGACACCCGCGGCGCGCGGCCCAGACTCCTGGCCGGCGCCGACAGCGCGCACTGGGGCCCGTCGGTCTTCCACTCCGACGACCTGGGCGAGACCTGGCAGGAGCCGGCCCGCCCGGCCGTGAAGTACCCCAAGGACACCGGGACTTCGCTGGAGCGGGTGTGGCAGCTGCACCCGGCGGGCCCGGCGGCGCCCGAGGTGGTCTATGCCGGCACCGAGCCCGGCGGGCTGTTCCGCTCCGAGGACCGCGGCGAGACCTTCGAGCTGGTCCGGGCGCTCTGGGAGCACCCCAGCCGCGAGCGGTGGGTGCCGGGCGGCGGCGGCCTCGCCGTCCACACCGTCGTCACCGATCCCCGGGACGCCGCCTCGGTGACGGTCGCGGTCTCCGCCGCCGGGGTGTTCCGCACCCGCGACGGCGGCGCCAGCTGGGCGCCGTCCAACTCCGGTGTCAAGGCGGTCTTCCTGCCCGACCAGCACCCCGAGTTCGGCCAGTGCGTCCACAAGATCGCGCCGGACCCGGTCGACCACGCCCGGCTCTACCTCCAGAACCACTGGGGCGTCTACCGCAGCGACGACGCCGGGGCGACCTGGACGGACGTCGGCGGCGGTCTGCCCTCCGACTTCGGCTTCGCGGTGGCCGCGCACCCCCGAAGAGGCGACGTCGCCTACCTCTTCCCGATCACCGCCGACATCGACCGGGTGCCGGCCGGGCACCGCTGCCGGGTCTTCCGCACCTCCGACGCCGGCGCGAGCTGGGAGCCGCTGAGCGCCGGGCTCCCCGAGGAGGACCACTACGGCACGGTGCTGCGGGACGCCCTCTCCGTCGACGACGCCGACCCCGCGGGGGTGTATTTCGGCAACCGCTGCGGCGAGCTCTACGCCAGCGCCGACGACGGCGACAGCTGGCGGCAGCTCGCCTCCCATCTGCCGGACGTGCTGTGCGTGCGGGCGGCGGTGGCCTGA
- a CDS encoding NADH:flavin oxidoreductase/NADH oxidase, with the protein MSALFEPLRLRSLTVPNRLWMAPMCQYSAAPEGPTEGTPGDWHFQHLAARAAGGTGLILTEATAVAPEGRITPYDLGLWNDTQTAAFRRITDAIKAQNSVPGIQIAHAGRKASSERTWVDRGRALRPEEPFGWRPVGPSPLPFDDASTTPEELSTARIAEVVGQFAETARRALDAGFQVAEIHGAHGYLINQFLSPYSNRRTDAYGGSYENRTRLPLEIVDAVRAVWPEDLPVFFRISATDWLSEDDGDDREGWTADDTVRFARDLAEHGVDLLDTSTGGNAPNARIAVGPGYQVPFAERVKKEAGLAVGAVGLITEARQAEKIVAGGQADAVLLGRELLRSPSFAQHAARELGAAVHIPQQYHRAV; encoded by the coding sequence GTGAGCGCACTCTTCGAGCCCCTCCGCCTTCGGTCGCTGACCGTTCCCAACCGCCTGTGGATGGCGCCGATGTGCCAGTACAGCGCCGCCCCCGAGGGGCCGACCGAGGGCACCCCCGGGGACTGGCACTTCCAGCATCTGGCGGCGCGGGCCGCGGGCGGCACCGGCCTGATCCTCACCGAGGCGACCGCGGTCGCCCCCGAGGGCCGGATCACCCCCTACGACCTGGGGCTGTGGAACGACACCCAGACCGCGGCGTTCCGCCGGATCACCGACGCGATCAAGGCCCAGAACAGCGTCCCCGGCATCCAGATCGCACACGCCGGCCGCAAGGCGTCCTCCGAGCGGACCTGGGTGGACCGCGGCCGCGCGCTGCGCCCCGAGGAGCCGTTCGGCTGGCGGCCGGTCGGCCCGAGCCCGCTGCCCTTCGACGATGCCTCCACCACCCCGGAGGAGCTGTCGACGGCTCGGATCGCCGAGGTGGTCGGGCAGTTCGCCGAGACCGCGCGCCGGGCCCTGGACGCCGGCTTCCAGGTGGCCGAGATCCACGGCGCGCACGGCTACCTGATCAACCAGTTCCTCTCCCCGTACAGCAACCGGCGCACCGACGCCTACGGCGGCTCGTACGAGAACCGGACCCGTCTGCCCCTGGAGATCGTCGACGCGGTGCGCGCGGTGTGGCCCGAGGACCTGCCGGTGTTCTTCCGGATCTCGGCGACCGACTGGCTCAGCGAGGACGACGGCGACGATCGCGAGGGCTGGACCGCCGACGACACCGTTCGGTTCGCCCGCGACCTCGCGGAGCACGGCGTCGACCTGCTGGACACCTCCACCGGCGGCAACGCCCCGAACGCGCGGATCGCGGTGGGGCCGGGCTACCAGGTGCCGTTCGCCGAGCGCGTCAAGAAGGAGGCCGGCCTCGCGGTGGGCGCCGTCGGGCTGATCACCGAGGCCCGGCAGGCCGAGAAGATCGTCGCGGGCGGCCAGGCCGACGCGGTGCTGCTCGGCCGCGAGCTGCTGCGCTCGCCGAGCTTCGCCCAGCACGCCGCGCGCGAACTCGGCGCCGCCGTGCACATCCCGCAGCAGTATCACCGGGCCGTCTGA
- a CDS encoding helix-turn-helix transcriptional regulator, whose product MTTETPVAGAASGARSLPHPDREDIRLAQVLHALADPMRLRIVCALAAADGELNCADIELPVSKSTCTHHFRVLREHGVIQQFYRGTAKMNGLRRADLDGLFPGLIDGVLRAADLQERRLGER is encoded by the coding sequence ATGACGACCGAAACCCCAGTCGCCGGGGCCGCCTCGGGTGCCCGGTCGCTACCGCACCCCGACCGCGAGGACATCCGGCTCGCCCAGGTGCTGCACGCACTCGCCGACCCGATGCGGCTGCGGATCGTCTGTGCCCTGGCCGCCGCCGACGGCGAGCTGAACTGCGCGGACATCGAACTCCCGGTCAGCAAGTCGACCTGTACGCACCACTTCCGGGTGCTCCGCGAGCACGGCGTGATCCAGCAGTTCTACCGCGGCACCGCCAAGATGAACGGCCTGCGCCGGGCCGACCTCGACGGGCTGTTCCCCGGTCTGATCGACGGCGTCCTCCGCGCGGCCGATCTCCAGGAGCGTCGCCTCGGCGAACGGTGA
- a CDS encoding FAD-dependent oxidoreductase, translating to MLRVAVIGSGPSGVYTAQTLVGQDSVPDIEVHVLDRLPCPYGLVRYGVAPDHEKIKSLQNNLRTVLEHPRVHFLGNVEVGDAGVGLAELRKMFHAVVFCVGAATDRRLDIPGEELPGSHPATDFVAWYSAHPDAAADGFALTARSAVVVGVGNVAVDVARMLSRGAAELAATDMPQGALGALADSRVEDVWMVGRRGPSHAKFTTKELRELGALPGTRVLVRPEELALDPAYRDPSALPAPVRRNIEVLHDWAERPVAMASGLGRPRRIHLRFFLRPVEILGDPADGVRAVRFERTVPDGRGGVAGTGEHEEIEGQLVLRSVGYRGLPQPGLPFDEATGTVPHADGRVLRDGKPDPGVYVAGWIKRGPTGVIGTNRPCAKETATSLLADAAELAQRPVAVDPVAALERAGARPVPWRGWLAIEAAEAERGRSLGRGTVKLADWEGLLHAARSAMVGR from the coding sequence GTGCTTCGTGTCGCTGTGATCGGTTCCGGACCGAGCGGTGTCTACACCGCTCAGACCCTGGTCGGACAGGATTCCGTCCCGGACATCGAGGTCCACGTCCTGGACCGGCTGCCATGCCCCTACGGGCTGGTGCGGTACGGCGTGGCACCGGACCACGAGAAGATCAAGTCGCTGCAGAACAACCTGCGGACGGTGCTGGAGCACCCCCGGGTGCACTTCCTGGGGAACGTCGAGGTGGGCGATGCGGGCGTGGGCCTGGCGGAGTTGCGGAAGATGTTCCACGCGGTGGTGTTCTGCGTGGGCGCCGCCACCGACCGACGGCTGGACATCCCCGGCGAGGAGCTGCCCGGCAGCCATCCGGCCACCGACTTCGTCGCCTGGTACAGCGCGCACCCGGACGCGGCGGCCGACGGCTTCGCGCTGACGGCGCGTTCGGCGGTGGTGGTCGGGGTGGGCAACGTCGCGGTGGACGTGGCCAGGATGCTGTCCCGGGGAGCCGCCGAGCTGGCCGCGACCGACATGCCGCAGGGGGCGCTGGGGGCGCTGGCCGACAGCCGGGTCGAGGACGTGTGGATGGTGGGGCGGCGGGGCCCCTCGCACGCCAAGTTCACCACCAAGGAGCTGCGGGAGCTGGGCGCGCTGCCCGGTACGCGGGTGCTGGTCCGGCCGGAGGAACTGGCCCTGGACCCGGCCTACCGCGACCCGAGCGCGCTGCCCGCCCCGGTGCGGCGGAACATCGAGGTGCTGCACGACTGGGCCGAGCGGCCGGTGGCCATGGCGTCGGGGCTGGGTCGGCCGCGCCGGATCCATCTGCGGTTCTTCCTGCGGCCGGTGGAGATCCTCGGCGATCCGGCGGACGGGGTGCGGGCGGTGCGGTTCGAGCGGACCGTACCCGACGGGCGCGGCGGGGTCGCGGGGACGGGTGAACACGAGGAGATCGAGGGGCAGTTGGTGCTGCGGTCGGTGGGCTATCGGGGGCTTCCGCAGCCGGGGCTGCCGTTCGACGAGGCGACCGGGACGGTGCCGCACGCGGACGGGCGGGTCCTGCGGGACGGGAAGCCGGACCCGGGCGTCTATGTGGCGGGGTGGATCAAGCGTGGCCCCACCGGCGTGATCGGCACCAACCGGCCGTGCGCCAAGGAGACCGCGACGTCCCTGCTGGCGGACGCGGCGGAGTTGGCCCAGCGGCCGGTGGCGGTGGATCCGGTGGCGGCGCTGGAGCGGGCCGGGGCGCGGCCGGTGCCCTGGCGGGGCTGGCTGGCCATCGAGGCGGCCGAGGCGGAACGGGGCCGCAGCCTGGGCCGCGGCACGGTCAAGCTGGCCGACTGGGAGGGGCTGCTGCACGCGGCGCGGTCGGCGATGGTGGGTCGCTGA
- a CDS encoding DUF6214 family protein gives MSESEFYTDNPRYKAQGGALAWPDWELQAHGSAAPELGPWFSARLSFPHGARIDVLVTVNGDRLTVEDVRADPPLTLDDLASLAHWIEGPLDDACRAATGRPPKSAAGAVAAPDPAPRPAPAAPERREGAVRPRRTRAGTDAPADDVVHGEGALCGADAAPTAATAPASTASDDGTPAPAPGAAPDEAPGPAPTTATEAAPDPARTAAPAGDDDPEPDTGPPPAAGAASGDGAGVAARPPDEPRSAVLVRSRAGERRKIAAAAYRAAQQEGRDPIQAVMNATGRNRRRALRLIAGARDAGLLTPRHNKR, from the coding sequence GTGTCGGAAAGTGAGTTTTATACCGATAACCCCCGATATAAAGCGCAAGGTGGGGCTCTGGCGTGGCCCGACTGGGAGCTTCAGGCGCATGGCTCGGCCGCGCCCGAACTGGGCCCCTGGTTCAGTGCCCGGCTGTCCTTCCCCCACGGCGCCCGGATCGACGTCCTGGTCACGGTGAACGGCGACCGCCTCACCGTCGAGGACGTCCGCGCCGACCCGCCCCTGACACTCGACGACCTGGCCTCCCTCGCCCACTGGATCGAGGGCCCGCTCGACGACGCCTGCCGGGCCGCCACCGGGCGCCCCCCGAAGTCCGCGGCCGGCGCCGTGGCGGCCCCCGATCCGGCGCCCCGCCCGGCCCCCGCCGCACCGGAAAGGCGCGAGGGCGCGGTCCGGCCCCGGCGGACCCGCGCGGGCACCGACGCCCCGGCGGACGACGTCGTGCACGGCGAGGGCGCCCTCTGCGGCGCGGACGCCGCTCCGACGGCCGCCACCGCCCCGGCAAGCACGGCATCCGACGACGGGACACCCGCACCGGCGCCCGGCGCCGCACCGGACGAGGCCCCCGGCCCGGCGCCCACCACCGCGACCGAGGCGGCTCCCGACCCGGCGCGAACCGCCGCACCCGCCGGGGACGACGACCCGGAACCGGACACCGGCCCGCCCCCCGCGGCGGGCGCCGCCTCGGGCGACGGGGCGGGGGTCGCCGCCCGGCCGCCCGACGAGCCGCGCTCGGCCGTCCTCGTCCGCTCCCGGGCCGGCGAACGCCGCAAGATCGCCGCGGCGGCCTACCGGGCCGCCCAGCAAGAGGGCCGCGACCCGATCCAGGCCGTCATGAACGCCACCGGCCGCAACCGCCGACGCGCCCTGCGCCTGATCGCCGGCGCCCGCGACGCCGGCCTGCTGACGCCACGTCATAACAAGCGGTAG